The Tenacibaculum sp. MAR_2010_89 genome has a window encoding:
- a CDS encoding HlyD family secretion protein has protein sequence MLNISNNKISKYIDITTFKSGKEIFTKQYHKRFKKFLLFFTFILIVILFLPWTQNITSKGSVTTLKPNHRPQTLQSQIPGRIEEWFIQEGDYVKKGDTILRISEIKSNYFDAKLSERTGNQLNAKASSVIAYQNKTQAYKNQIIALKQERKLKLAQAQNKLMQAYLKVKSDSIDLEAVKIKTTIAKTQYKRTVTLQKEGLKATKDVEEKRAKLQEANAKLISQKNKLLTTENNVINAKLTISTLKATYNDKLAKAQSNVFTAQSSAFNSEAQVSKLESSLANYKKRESLLFVTAPQDGYINKAIISGIGETFKEGEKLVSIMPANYDLAVEMYVKPIDLPLIHIGEKVRVQFDGWPAIIFSGWPNVSYGTYGAKVIAIENYISSNGKYRVLLTQDKEYEPWPKAVRIGSGARSIALLENVPIWYELWRQINSFPPNFYQPKNKKQAETKNKK, from the coding sequence ATGTTAAATATCTCTAACAATAAAATATCAAAATATATTGATATTACCACCTTTAAGTCTGGTAAAGAAATTTTCACTAAACAATATCATAAACGATTTAAAAAATTCTTACTTTTCTTTACCTTCATCTTAATTGTAATTTTATTTTTACCATGGACTCAGAACATAACTAGCAAAGGAAGTGTTACTACCCTTAAACCTAATCATCGTCCGCAAACTTTACAATCACAAATTCCTGGGCGAATTGAAGAATGGTTTATACAGGAAGGAGACTATGTAAAAAAAGGAGATACTATTCTTCGAATATCAGAAATAAAAAGCAATTATTTTGATGCAAAATTATCTGAAAGAACCGGTAATCAATTAAACGCAAAAGCTTCTTCTGTAATTGCCTACCAAAATAAAACTCAAGCTTACAAAAATCAAATTATTGCATTAAAACAAGAACGAAAGCTAAAACTTGCGCAAGCACAAAACAAACTTATGCAAGCGTATTTAAAAGTAAAAAGTGATAGTATTGATTTAGAAGCTGTGAAAATAAAAACAACTATTGCTAAAACTCAATATAAAAGAACAGTTACACTTCAAAAAGAAGGTTTAAAAGCTACTAAAGATGTTGAAGAGAAAAGAGCAAAACTTCAGGAAGCTAATGCAAAATTGATTTCTCAAAAAAACAAATTATTAACTACTGAAAATAATGTTATAAATGCCAAGCTTACTATATCTACACTTAAAGCAACCTACAATGATAAATTAGCAAAAGCACAAAGTAATGTGTTTACTGCTCAATCGAGTGCCTTTAATAGTGAAGCGCAGGTTTCAAAATTAGAGTCTAGTTTAGCTAACTATAAAAAACGTGAAAGTTTACTTTTTGTTACTGCTCCTCAAGATGGATATATCAACAAAGCCATTATTTCAGGTATTGGAGAAACCTTTAAAGAAGGTGAAAAACTAGTTAGTATAATGCCTGCTAATTATGATTTAGCAGTTGAGATGTATGTTAAACCTATAGATTTACCTTTAATACATATAGGTGAAAAAGTACGTGTTCAATTTGACGGTTGGCCAGCAATCATTTTTAGTGGATGGCCTAATGTATCCTACGGTACCTATGGTGCAAAAGTTATAGCAATCGAAAATTATATTAGTAGCAATGGAAAATACCGAGTACTACTAACACAAGATAAAGAGTATGAACCATGGCCAAAAGCTGTTAGAATAGGCTCAGGAGCAAGATCAATTGCCTTATTAGAAAATGTACCTATATGGTATGAACTATGGAGGCAAATTAACAGTTTCCCTCCTAACTTTTATCAGCCTAAAAACAAGAAACAAGCAGAAACTAAAAATAAAAAATAA
- a CDS encoding TolC family protein: MKKILIILIFCCNTFSFSQEAKNSLSLEEYLGYVKKYHPLLKQAKLTTSNGEAKLLKARGAFDPKIEVDYTRKNFKNTEYYNKLNTTFKIPTWYGIEFKANYENNDGYYLNPEFKTPEKGLYSAGVSVSLAKGLLINQRMAFLKQAKLYRKQSIEKQKLLVNEILYNAINSYFKWLKNYQTQLVYNNYLTNAKTRLDNVRKSFIAGDKPAVDTLEANINLKNRLLDLEKSKISHTKSKLELSNYLWLNNDLPLELSDLITPDLNTINNIDLVLGNSIIKAASFNTNNHPKLKALQLKKEGFKVSRKLKLNNLLPKIDLQYNFLTTDYQNVNTLSTSNYKGGLNVSLPLFLRKERADLKLANLKLKEIDFDISSTKVAIDNKIKSNTEQINSYKEQNRILNDLAKDYKQLLKSEERKFYLGEGSMFLVNYREVKSIENELKLIKNQFSYFKSKSTLLKTLNSFSL, translated from the coding sequence ATGAAAAAAATTTTAATCATTTTAATTTTTTGTTGCAATACTTTTAGTTTTTCTCAAGAAGCAAAGAACTCACTTTCATTAGAAGAATATTTAGGATATGTAAAAAAATACCATCCTTTATTAAAGCAAGCTAAATTAACAACAAGCAATGGGGAAGCTAAATTACTCAAGGCTAGAGGTGCTTTTGATCCTAAAATAGAAGTTGATTATACTCGTAAAAACTTTAAAAACACAGAATATTATAACAAACTGAATACAACATTCAAAATACCAACATGGTATGGTATAGAATTTAAAGCCAATTATGAAAACAATGATGGATACTATTTAAATCCAGAATTTAAAACCCCTGAAAAAGGATTATATTCAGCTGGGGTTTCAGTATCTCTTGCTAAAGGATTATTAATTAACCAAAGAATGGCTTTCTTAAAACAAGCCAAGCTTTACAGAAAACAATCAATAGAAAAACAAAAACTATTAGTAAACGAAATATTATATAACGCTATAAACTCTTATTTTAAATGGTTAAAAAACTACCAAACACAATTGGTTTACAATAACTATCTAACAAATGCAAAAACTAGACTAGATAATGTTAGAAAAAGTTTCATCGCAGGAGATAAACCTGCAGTTGATACACTAGAGGCTAACATCAATTTAAAAAACAGACTATTAGACCTTGAGAAATCTAAAATAAGTCATACTAAATCTAAGTTAGAGCTTTCCAATTATTTGTGGTTAAATAATGATTTACCACTAGAATTAAGTGACTTAATAACTCCTGATCTTAATACTATAAATAATATTGATTTGGTACTTGGAAATTCAATTATAAAAGCCGCTAGTTTTAACACTAATAATCATCCTAAATTAAAAGCTTTACAATTAAAAAAAGAAGGGTTTAAAGTATCAAGAAAACTTAAACTAAACAATCTTCTTCCGAAAATAGATCTTCAATATAATTTTTTAACTACTGATTATCAAAATGTAAATACACTTTCAACATCTAACTACAAAGGAGGGTTAAATGTTAGTTTACCTCTATTTCTAAGAAAAGAACGTGCTGATTTAAAATTAGCCAACTTAAAATTGAAAGAAATAGACTTTGATATTTCATCAACAAAAGTAGCTATAGACAATAAAATAAAAAGTAACACAGAACAAATTAACTCATATAAAGAACAAAATAGAATATTAAATGATCTAGCTAAAGACTACAAACAGCTTTTAAAAAGTGAAGAACGAAAATTTTATTTAGGTGAAGGATCTATGTTCCTTGTTAACTACAGAGAAGTTAAATCGATAGAAAATGAATTAAAGTTA